From Leptospira stimsonii, a single genomic window includes:
- a CDS encoding DUF2126 domain-containing protein — protein MSIRVALTHETTYLYDRKITLSPHVIRLRPAPHCKTNIVSYSLKVEPEKQFLNWQQDPFGNFQARLVFPEKTDKLSVLVDLIVDMKVINPFDFFVEAYAEDYPFEYEEILKLELAPYLSASENGTLLQSYLKTLRADGIVEKKRIIDFIVELNRRISSDIGYIIRLEPGVQTCEDSLQKRTGSCRDSSFLLVQILRHFGLAARFVSGYLIQLKADQAPLEGPKGPEKDFTDLHAWAEVFLPGAGWVGMDPTSGLLTGEGHIPLAATPEPMSAAPIFGYADPAETKFEFRMEVERISESPRVTLPYNESKWNDILRRGKALDHKIHDLGLKISIGGEPTFISDLDREGAEWNHEALGEEKFKLSKELMYRLKKDFTSGSLLQFSQGKWYPGEPLPRWSMNCLWRKDEIPLWKDDSLLIDNPDSPKKKREELDAHKASETLACAICRTLGIDLSYMIPMYEDNLYYLWKEANLPFELEKKLATAFDTLERQRLLKVLDKGFKKEVAFAIPVYYNYVNNQWESSAWDFRREKLFLIPGDSPAGLRIPFASISDRFRAIPEFTSIEKKETLPSRKVLEERIRKRVDAPPKMFGEKELPIQSTLVVEVRDGIVHVFLPPVPTTDVWVDLIASVEQATLASGFQVRLEGYEPSSDSRIGLFRITPDPGVIEVNLHPSTSFAELENKTKVLYERASETKLSTEKFQVDGRASGTGGGNHITVGALTPEESPFLMRPDLLRSLATYWQHHPSLSYLFSGLFIGTTSQSPRMDEGREEILYEFEVACRQVDNLESVPPWLVDRLFRNLLVDITGNTHRSEISIDKLYSPTGSTGRLGLVEFRAFEMPPHYKMSVVQQMFVLSLLCRFWEKPYKLPPIRRGTELHDKYLLPFYVWEDFKDVLRDLKEHGYSFYEEDFIPFFEFRFPEYGHVQKDGIKIEVRMALEPWDVLGEEANSFGTSRAVDSALERIQVRVEGWTEGRYVLSCNGYEVPLRATGKNGEAVAGVRFKAWAPVFTLHPNLPITNPLVFDLWDTWSERSIGGCKYFISHPGGRSYDTFPVNSFEAESRRISRFSDLGHTAGMTHRPKNLSHPHSPYTLDLRLAPGPGWKKKTS, from the coding sequence ATGTCCATTCGAGTCGCCCTTACGCACGAAACGACCTATTTATATGATCGAAAGATCACACTTTCTCCTCATGTGATTCGGCTTCGTCCGGCCCCGCATTGTAAAACGAATATCGTCTCGTACTCCTTAAAGGTGGAGCCGGAGAAACAATTTCTAAACTGGCAACAGGATCCGTTCGGAAACTTTCAGGCGAGACTCGTCTTTCCGGAGAAGACGGATAAACTTTCCGTCCTCGTGGACCTGATCGTCGATATGAAGGTCATCAATCCATTCGATTTTTTTGTAGAAGCGTACGCGGAGGATTATCCTTTTGAATATGAAGAAATTCTAAAATTAGAATTGGCTCCGTATCTGAGCGCTTCGGAAAACGGGACTCTTCTTCAATCTTATCTCAAAACGTTGCGTGCGGACGGGATCGTAGAGAAGAAAAGAATCATCGACTTTATCGTGGAGCTGAATCGAAGAATCTCGTCTGACATCGGTTATATCATTCGTTTGGAACCGGGTGTTCAGACTTGCGAGGATTCTCTTCAGAAAAGAACGGGTTCCTGTCGAGATTCTTCTTTTTTGCTGGTTCAAATTCTGAGGCATTTCGGTTTAGCGGCGAGATTCGTTTCCGGTTATCTCATCCAATTGAAAGCGGATCAAGCGCCTCTCGAAGGTCCGAAAGGTCCAGAGAAAGATTTTACCGATCTCCATGCCTGGGCCGAAGTCTTTCTTCCCGGAGCGGGATGGGTGGGAATGGATCCTACTTCCGGACTTCTTACGGGAGAGGGTCATATTCCGTTAGCCGCAACACCGGAGCCGATGAGCGCGGCGCCTATCTTCGGTTATGCGGACCCGGCGGAAACGAAGTTCGAGTTCCGAATGGAAGTGGAAAGAATTTCTGAAAGTCCACGAGTTACGCTCCCATACAACGAATCGAAATGGAACGACATTCTTAGACGAGGGAAGGCGCTCGATCATAAGATTCACGACCTCGGTCTGAAAATTTCGATCGGCGGGGAGCCGACTTTTATTTCAGACTTAGATCGGGAAGGAGCGGAGTGGAATCACGAAGCTTTAGGAGAAGAAAAGTTTAAACTCTCCAAAGAACTCATGTATCGTCTCAAAAAGGATTTCACTTCCGGTTCTCTTTTACAATTTTCCCAAGGGAAATGGTATCCCGGAGAACCGCTTCCTCGTTGGAGTATGAATTGTCTTTGGAGAAAAGACGAGATTCCCCTTTGGAAAGACGATTCGCTTTTGATCGACAATCCGGATTCTCCAAAAAAGAAAAGGGAAGAACTCGACGCTCATAAGGCCTCGGAGACACTCGCCTGCGCGATCTGTAGAACTCTCGGAATCGATCTTTCGTATATGATTCCGATGTACGAAGACAATCTCTATTATCTTTGGAAAGAGGCGAATCTTCCCTTCGAACTTGAAAAAAAACTCGCGACCGCTTTTGACACCCTCGAAAGACAGAGGTTGTTGAAGGTTCTGGATAAGGGATTTAAGAAGGAAGTCGCTTTTGCTATTCCAGTATATTATAATTATGTTAATAATCAATGGGAGAGTTCCGCCTGGGACTTTAGACGCGAAAAATTATTTTTGATTCCGGGTGATTCTCCCGCAGGTCTTCGAATCCCTTTCGCATCCATCAGCGATCGTTTTCGGGCGATTCCGGAATTTACCTCGATCGAAAAAAAGGAAACCCTTCCTTCTCGAAAAGTTTTAGAGGAAAGAATTCGTAAGAGAGTGGACGCTCCTCCGAAAATGTTCGGTGAAAAGGAATTACCGATCCAATCCACGTTAGTCGTCGAGGTCAGGGATGGAATTGTTCACGTATTCTTACCTCCCGTTCCCACGACAGACGTTTGGGTCGATTTGATCGCGAGCGTGGAGCAAGCGACTCTTGCTTCCGGTTTTCAAGTGCGTCTCGAAGGTTACGAGCCATCGAGCGACTCAAGAATCGGTTTGTTTCGAATCACACCCGATCCGGGAGTGATCGAAGTGAATCTTCATCCTTCTACTTCGTTCGCCGAACTCGAAAATAAAACGAAAGTTTTGTATGAAAGGGCATCGGAGACAAAACTCAGCACTGAAAAATTTCAAGTGGATGGAAGGGCTTCCGGTACAGGCGGAGGAAATCATATCACCGTAGGAGCTTTGACACCGGAAGAAAGTCCCTTTTTAATGCGACCTGATCTTTTGAGAAGTCTCGCGACGTATTGGCAACACCATCCTTCTCTCTCTTATTTATTCTCCGGCTTGTTTATCGGAACTACTTCTCAATCGCCTAGAATGGATGAAGGAAGGGAGGAGATTCTTTACGAGTTCGAAGTCGCTTGCAGACAGGTCGATAACTTGGAGAGCGTTCCTCCTTGGCTCGTGGATCGTCTTTTTAGAAATCTTCTCGTGGACATCACGGGCAACACACATCGTTCCGAAATCTCCATCGATAAACTTTATTCCCCAACCGGTTCAACCGGCCGTTTGGGTCTTGTGGAATTTCGCGCTTTCGAGATGCCACCTCACTATAAGATGAGTGTGGTTCAGCAAATGTTCGTATTGTCTCTGTTGTGTCGTTTTTGGGAGAAACCTTACAAACTTCCACCGATTCGAAGGGGAACCGAGCTTCATGACAAGTATCTCCTTCCGTTTTATGTTTGGGAGGATTTTAAGGACGTCCTAAGGGATTTAAAGGAACACGGTTATTCTTTTTATGAAGAAGACTTTATTCCATTTTTTGAATTTAGATTTCCTGAATATGGTCACGTTCAAAAAGACGGAATCAAAATCGAGGTTAGAATGGCTTTGGAACCCTGGGACGTGCTCGGGGAGGAAGCAAATTCTTTCGGAACTTCGAGAGCCGTAGATTCCGCTTTAGAACGAATTCAAGTGAGAGTGGAAGGCTGGACCGAAGGAAGATATGTCCTTTCCTGCAACGGATACGAGGTTCCGTTGAGAGCCACCGGAAAAAACGGGGAGGCAGTCGCAGGAGTTCGGTTTAAAGCGTGGGCTCCCGTTTTTACGCTACATCCGAATCTTCCGATCACCAATCCCCTCGTTTTCGATCTTTGGGATACCTGGAGCGAAAGATCTATCGGAGGATGTAAATATTTTATTTCCCATCCTGGCGGGAGATCATACGATACGTTTCCGGTGAATTCTTTCGAAGCGGAGAGCAGAAGAATCAGTCGTTTTTCGGATCTTGGACATACTGCGGGAATGACGCATCGTCCGAAAAATCTGTCACATCCGCATTCTCCTTATACCTTGGATCTGCGTTTAGCGCCCGGTCCGGGTTGGAAAAAAAAGACTTCGTAA
- a CDS encoding alpha-E domain-containing protein produces MLSRVAESVYWMNRYMERAENYSRFIDVNFQLSLDLNEDVNRQWMPLVFTTGDNELFQKKFAEASKENVIHFMTFDTDNPNSIINCLVRSRENARTIRENISTPMWEVINEFYLNFKSKKHFSDTDLSALSEFFKTIRNQCLLFYGCQEATISQDEVWYFAQLGRFLERADKTARILDMKYFILLPSHDVGSNLDLLQWLSLLKSTSAHEMFNRIYQKITPKNIAEFLILDKQFPRAVRFSLRKIFESLKLLSGTDHDEYSCEAEKRVGVLLSELSYTSVDEIFSSGMHEYLDRLQLQINGIHDRIDERYFRL; encoded by the coding sequence ATGCTGAGCAGAGTAGCTGAGTCCGTATATTGGATGAACCGATATATGGAGAGGGCGGAGAATTATTCCCGCTTCATTGACGTAAATTTTCAACTGTCCCTGGATCTGAACGAAGACGTAAATAGACAGTGGATGCCTCTCGTATTTACAACGGGCGACAACGAACTCTTTCAGAAAAAGTTCGCGGAAGCTTCGAAGGAAAACGTGATTCATTTTATGACCTTCGATACGGATAATCCGAATTCGATTATCAATTGTCTGGTCCGATCCAGAGAGAACGCAAGAACGATTCGAGAGAATATATCCACTCCTATGTGGGAAGTGATCAACGAATTCTATCTAAACTTTAAATCGAAAAAACATTTTTCCGATACGGATCTTTCCGCACTCAGTGAATTTTTTAAAACAATCCGAAATCAATGTCTTCTGTTTTACGGATGCCAAGAGGCTACGATTTCCCAAGACGAGGTTTGGTATTTCGCGCAGTTGGGTAGATTTTTGGAAAGAGCGGACAAGACGGCGCGTATCTTGGATATGAAGTATTTTATTCTTCTTCCTTCGCACGACGTTGGTTCCAATTTGGATCTTCTTCAATGGCTTTCCCTTTTGAAGTCCACGAGCGCGCACGAGATGTTCAATCGAATTTATCAGAAAATAACTCCGAAGAATATCGCGGAATTTCTGATTCTCGACAAACAGTTCCCGAGGGCGGTCCGTTTTTCCCTAAGGAAAATATTCGAAAGTTTGAAACTTTTAAGTGGAACCGATCACGACGAATATTCCTGCGAAGCGGAAAAAAGAGTGGGCGTTCTATTATCCGAACTCAGTTATACGTCCGTCGACGAAATTTTCAGTTCCGGTATGCACGAATATCTGGATCGTCTTCAACTTCAGATCAACGGCATTCATGATCGTATCGACGAACGTTATTTTCGATTGTAA
- a CDS encoding circularly permuted type 2 ATP-grasp protein has product MLLTNYQTESFYDEMFSPEGGIRQSYHFLKSRIETMDDRELVRRKTSAEKALLSLGITFNVYGDEEEEERIMPFDIIPRIITAHEWRKLEEGLKQRTRALNLFINDIYHDEKIIKDGIVPAEYVYSSPGYLKECKGINPPQGTWIHISGTDLVRNGDGTVHVLEDNLRCPSGVSYVLENREVMKKTFPELFASLSVRPTYDYPIRLRGMLEYMSGKSNPSIAVLTPGIYNSAYYEHSFLAQKMGVPLVEGSDLVVKDEKVYMRTTRGLKIVDVIYRRIDDSFLDPLVFNKDSLLGVPGIFEAYKKGNVAIVNAPGAGVADDKVLYTFVPAMIKYYLGEETIIPNVPTYLCSNEKDRIFVKENIANLVVKAANGAGGYGMLIGPRSSKKEQEEFCGLIDQNPRNYIAQPVLSLSRVPTLIEDKLEGRHVDLRPFILYGEDIYVMPGGLTRVALRKGSLVVNSSQGGGSKDTWVMGEG; this is encoded by the coding sequence ATGCTTCTGACCAACTACCAAACAGAATCTTTCTATGATGAGATGTTTTCCCCGGAGGGCGGAATACGCCAGAGTTATCATTTTCTAAAATCAAGAATCGAGACGATGGACGATCGCGAATTGGTCCGAAGGAAGACGAGCGCTGAAAAAGCGCTCCTTTCTCTTGGAATTACTTTTAATGTCTATGGTGACGAGGAAGAAGAGGAAAGGATCATGCCTTTCGATATCATTCCTCGGATTATCACCGCACACGAATGGAGAAAATTAGAAGAGGGACTCAAGCAAAGAACAAGAGCGCTCAATCTTTTTATCAACGATATTTATCACGATGAAAAGATCATCAAGGATGGAATCGTTCCCGCGGAATACGTCTATTCTTCTCCCGGTTATCTGAAAGAATGTAAAGGAATCAATCCTCCTCAAGGAACTTGGATTCATATTTCAGGAACGGATTTGGTTCGAAACGGAGACGGCACGGTTCATGTGCTCGAAGATAATCTCAGATGTCCTTCGGGAGTTTCTTACGTATTAGAAAATCGTGAAGTGATGAAGAAGACATTCCCTGAGCTTTTTGCTAGTCTTTCCGTGCGTCCTACATACGATTATCCGATTCGTTTGAGAGGAATGCTCGAATACATGAGCGGTAAGTCCAATCCTTCGATTGCGGTCTTGACTCCCGGTATCTATAACTCCGCCTATTACGAACATTCTTTCTTAGCGCAAAAGATGGGAGTTCCTCTTGTGGAAGGAAGTGATCTGGTGGTCAAAGACGAAAAAGTTTACATGAGGACCACTCGTGGACTCAAAATCGTGGATGTGATCTACAGAAGGATCGACGATTCTTTTTTGGATCCTCTCGTCTTTAATAAGGATTCTCTCCTAGGAGTTCCCGGAATTTTTGAGGCGTATAAAAAAGGCAACGTAGCGATCGTAAACGCTCCCGGTGCGGGTGTTGCGGACGATAAGGTTTTATATACCTTTGTTCCGGCGATGATCAAGTATTATCTAGGGGAAGAAACGATCATTCCGAATGTTCCGACCTATCTCTGCTCGAATGAGAAAGATAGAATATTCGTAAAAGAGAATATAGCTAATCTCGTGGTGAAGGCGGCCAACGGAGCCGGAGGTTACGGGATGTTGATCGGTCCTCGTTCCAGCAAAAAGGAACAAGAAGAATTCTGCGGTCTCATAGATCAGAATCCGAGAAATTATATCGCGCAACCTGTTCTCAGTCTTTCCAGAGTTCCCACTCTGATTGAAGACAAATTGGAAGGAAGGCACGTGGATCTCAGGCCGTTTATTCTCTACGGAGAGGATATCTATGTGATGCCGGGTGGTCTGACTCGTGTTGCCCTTAGAAAGGGATCCCTTGTGGTCAACTCCTCTCAGGGAGGCGGATCAAAAGACACTTGGGTGATGGGCGAAGGCTAA